Sequence from the Feifania hominis genome:
TGTAGGAACTGCGCTCAACAGCGTTTAACATTATACCAAACTCGTCACACATCTTCAACTGTTCGGCGGGGCCCATATCTTTGGTCACATCGTGGTAGAGCCCGGCAATTTCGGCTTTCTGCTCATCCGCGCCGTAGCGTCTGGCAAGTCTGACCGCCTCATCGCGCACTGACAGGCTGTGGCGAAAGCGCTTTTCGCTGAGCATCTGCTCGAGCAGCTTGATTCCGTCGCACTGTGCAATCATCTCACGCCTCCATATAAGTTATTTTGTATGACAAAATCCAAAACGCCCTGCGGCACAAACTCAGTCGGCCGCTCGCCGTTTCGGATTTTCTCGCGCAGCTGTGTGGAGGATACCTCGATCACCGGCGCCTCTATCAGGCGAATGCGCGCACCATAGCGCCCCGCCAGATGATCTGCCGCCTGCTCGAGAGGCTCATCGGTCTCGCGGCGAAAGGCGACCAGTGTCGCAAGGCGCAAAATCTCCTCAAATTCGCGCCACTGCTCCATGGTGCGCAGCATATCCCCACCGAGCAGAAAGCAGAGCTCCCCCTGCGGAAAGACCGCGGCAAAGTGGCGTAACGTGTCCACCGTGTAGCTCTTTCCGCGGCGGCGCAGCTCCACATCACTCACCTCACAGCGCGGCAGAGCGCCAAACGCGATTCTCGCCATTTCAAGGCGCAGCTCGCCGTCGACGGCGTCCGTCATCTGCTTGTGGGGCGGCACTGCAGTCGGAACGACGAAGAGCCGCTCAAGCGGAAGCGCACACAGCGCCGTGCGGGCCATGTTGATATGTCCGAAGTGCGGCGGGTTGAATGTTCCCCCGAATATTCCGATCTTCATGGCTGGAAGCCGCCTCCCCCGTCAGAGTTCGATGAGCTTGTTCTTCTTCGACTCGCGGTAGAGCACAAACCGGCTGCCGATACACTGCACCACATCGGCGCCCGTCGCCTCGGCGACGGCCTCTGCCGCCTGCCTTGCGGTGAGCATGGCCGTCTCAAGAACCGTGCACTTGATCAGTTCGCGCTTCTCGAGCGCCTCGCCGATCTCGTCGCAGAACACGTCAGAAATGCCGTTTTTGCCAATCTGAAAGATGGGCTGCTGGTCGTTTGCGAGCGCACGCAGCTTTGCGCGCTGTTTACTGGTTAACATTCTGTTCTCCCGTCGCGTGAATTTTTTTCATTTCCTCAAAGAACAGCTTCATGGCGTTTGCGCGGTGACTGATGCTGTTTTTGAGCCCTGGGTCCATCTCGCCGAACGTCTGACGGTAGGTCTCATCGTAGAAGATCGGATCGTAGCCAAAGCCGAGCTCGCCGCGCGGCTCATGGAGCAGAACCCCGTGACACTCGCCGCGCACCACAAACTCCCGTCCGTCGGGCGCCGCAAACGCGAGCGCCGAGACAAACTTTGCCCGCCGGTCATCCTTGCCCTCCATGTTGTGCAGAAGCTTTTGAATCCGGTCGAGATCACTTGCTCCCTCGCCGCCGTAGCGGGCCGAGTAGATGCCTGGTGCGCCGTCGAGCGCCTCCACCGCGAGTCCCGAATCATCCGCAATGGCCGGCAGACCGGAAAGCTCCATCACACCTTTTGCCTTGAGCATGGCGTTCTCTTCAAAGGTCGTGCCGGTCTCCTCAATTTCCGCATGAATGCCCGCGTCCGCCATGGAGAGCACCTCAATTTGGAGCGGGGCCAGCATATCCCGAATCTCCTTGAGCTTGCCCATGTTGCCGGTGGCAACCACGATTTTGCGAATGGCGCTCTCACGCGGCTTGTAGCGGGACAGATCCCCGATCGCCCGGCGCTGCTCGGCGAGCAGCTGCTCGATTCCGCTCTGGGCCAGGCCGAGCAGCTCGTCGAGCTGACCGCGGGTAAAGCCGCTTCGCTCGCCGGTACCCTGTATCTCAATGAAATTCTGGCTGTCGTCCATGATCACATTCATATCCACATCGGCCCCGCTGTCCTCCGCGTAACACAGATCGAGCAGCGGTTCGCCGCCGACAATGCCGACACTGGTGGCCGCCACAAAGTGGCGCAGCGGCAGCGAGGAAATCCGCCCCTCATCGTAGAGCTTTTTGAGCGCCAGCACCAGTGCCACAAAGCCGCCGGTGATGGAGGCCGTGCGGGTTCCGCCGTCGGCCTGTATCACGTCGCAGTCGACGACAATGCTGATCTCGCCGAGACGCTCCATATCGACCGCGGCGCGCAGACTGCGCCCGATCAGCCGTTGAATCTCCGAAGAGCGCGGCGCCTTTTTGAGCTTTGCAATGTCACGCTGGTTTCTCTCTTTGGTGGCGCCGGGCAGCATTGAGTACTCGGCCGTGACCCAACCGGCGCCGGTTCCCCGGACATGGGGAGGCACGCGGTCCTCCACGCTCGCGGTGCAGATGACCTTGGTGTCGCCGGTTTCAATGAGAACACTTCCGGCAGCGTATTTGGTAAAGTTTGTCGTGATTGTCACCGGGCGCAATTCGTCCAGCCGCCTGCTGTCAATTCGGTTCAAGTCGGGCCTCCTTATTCAAAGAGCGCGTCGGTAAACTCCCGCGCGTCAAACGGTTTCAAGTCGTCAATTCCCTCGCCAAAGCCGACATAGCGCACGGGAATCTCAAGCTCATTTTTGATGGCGATGACAATTCCCCCCTTGGCCGTGCCGTCCATCTTGGTGAGCACGATGCCAGTGACGTCGCCGGCACTTTTGAACTCCCGTGCCTGGTTGACGCCGTTTTGCCCTGTCGTCGCATCGAGCACCAGCAGACACTCGCTCTCGGCATCGGGGTACTCGCGGGAAATGATCCGCGCGATTTTGGCGAGCTCGTCCATGAGGTTCTTCTTGTTGTGCAGCCTCCCCGCCGTGTCGCAGATGATGACGTCTGAGCCGCGGCTCTTGCCGGCGGCCAGCGTGTCAAAGACCACGGCGGCGGGATCGCTCCCCTCCTGGTGGCGCACAAAGCCGCTGCCGGTGCGCTCGGCCCAGACCTCGAGCTGGTCGATGGCGGCGGCGCGAAACGTATCCGCCGCGCCGAGGATGACCTTTTTGCCGAGCTTCTGATAGTAGTGGGCGAGCTTGCCGATGGTAGTCGTCTTGCCGACGCCGTTTACCCCCATCACGAGAATGACCCGCGGATAGGTCTCTTCCATATGCTCCCCATCGAGAAGCTCGAAGATGATCTGCTTTAAAAAGTCCCGTATGCTCTGCGGGTCGTCGGTACGCTGTTCCTTGACGGTTTGACGCAGACTCTGCATGATTTGTTCGGTAGACTCTACCCCGATGTCCGCGAGGATCAGAGTCTCCTCCAGCTCCTCATAGAGGTCCTCGTCGATCTTCTTGAAGCCAGATAGAACCGATTTGATCTTATCGAAAAATCCCATGGTACTCTCCTGTCTGTTACTGGTATTCTCTGCCGACGTCACTGACGTTGATTGTCAGCATCTTGGAAACGCCGCTCTCCTGCATGGTCACGCCGTAGAGGACGTCCGCCTCCTCCATGGTGCCGCGGCGGTGGGTGATGACAATGAACTGCGTGCGGTCGGTGAAGTTTCTCATGTAATTGGCGTACCGAACGACATTGACGTCGTCGAGCGCCGATTCAATCTCATCGAGGATGCAGAAAGAGGCCGGCTTGACCGCCAAAATGGCAAAGTACAGCGCAATGGCGACAAAGGCCTGCTCGCCGCCCGAGAGGGCCGAGAGGTTTTTGATGATCTTGCCCGGCGGGTTGACCTTGATCTCAATGCCCGACTCGAGCACGTCGCTCGGGTCGCTGAGAATGAGCTCGGCCCGGCCGCCGCCGAAGAGCTCGCGAAACACCTCGTCAAACTTCGCGTTGATGAGCTTGAACTGTTCGGCAAACATCCGTTTCATCTCGCCAGTGAGCTCCTCGATGATCTTGGTCAGCTCCGCTTTTGCCTTCTCGAGATCCTCGGTCTGTGCCGTGTAGAACTCGTAGCGCTCCTTGACGGCGGCATACTCCTCAATAGCGTCGACGTTGATGTTGCCGAGCGCCTTGATGGCGCTCTTGATCTCGGAAATGCGCCGCGTGGCTTTCGACATGCTCTCGATTTCGGTTCGCAGCAGACACGCGTCGGTGTAGGTCAGCTCATACTCGTCCCACAGGCGCGCTACAACATTGTCATTTTCGGCCTCGATGGCGTCCTTTTTGCCCTCGAGGCGGGTCATCTCCTTGATCAACCGGCCGCGGCGCTCGTTCTCCTCCCGGGTCTGCTGGTGGATACGGGTTGTCTTCTGCTCGCAGGCCTCGCGGTGGCGCTTGCAGTCCTCTATGCTCTGCTGGCGCTTCTCAATGGACTCGTGCAGCGTGTCGATTGCCGTCTCGGCGGCGCGAACCGCCTGTTCAAGAGTGAGAATCTGCGCTTCAAATTCCTCGATTTCGGCGGCGCCGCTGTCAATCTCGGCTGCAAAGAGCTCACGCTGGCGCGTGATGTCCTCAATGCTCTCCTGTGCCGCCTGTCGGTCTTTCTCAAGATAGGAGATCTCGACCTTTTTGTCCGAGACCGCCTTGAAGAATGCGTCTTTCTTTTCAATGGCCTCCTGCTTGTTGCCGAGCATTCGCTCAAGCTCGAGCTCAGCCTGCTCACGGCGGTTTGCAAGCTCCGCGGCTGCAGTCTCGCAGGTCTGAATGCGCGCGGCGCGCTCCTTTTTCTCCGATTCGAGGCGCTCGCTCTCCTGCTCAAGGCTCTCAATCTCCTCGCGCATGGAGGCGACGAGCGCGGCAAACTGGTTGTACTCGCCCTCGGCGCGCAGCTTGTTCTCGCGCGCGACGTTCTGCTCGGCGAGCGCGCCGTCAAGACCGGCCTTGAGCGCGGCGGTCTCCGCCTCGAGAGCCTTGAGTTCCTCCCTCGCGCCCTTGCACTTCTCCTGCTCGAGAGCGATCTGCTCGCCGAGGCGCGCAATCTCATTTTTTCTCGACAGCACGCCCACATTCTTCGCCTGCGAGCCGCCAGTCAGCGAGCCGCCCACGTTGAGCAGCTGTCCGTCGAGGGTCACGATGCGAAAACGGTACTGGTATTTCTTCGCCGCGGCGATGGCGGCGTCGATGTTCTCCATGACCACGGTGCGCGAGAGAAGATTGGAAAAGATGCTCTGATACTTCGCGTCGTACCGCGCGAGCTTGTCCGCAATGCCGACAAAGCCCGCTTCCCGCTCCACGCCCTGCTCCTGCAGCTTTGCCGGGCGAACGGAGCGCAGGGGCAGAAACGTGGCGCGGCCCGCTTTCTCGGCTTTCAAAAAGCCAATGGCGGCTTTCGCGTCCTGCTCGCTGTCCACGACGATGTTCTGCATGGCCGCGCCGAGCGCGGTCTCCACTGCCACGGCGCAGGAGTCGTCCACCTCGATGAGCGAGGCGATCGTACCATGCACATTTTTAAGCCGGCCGCGCTCTGCCTCCTGCATCACGCGGCGCACGCTGTGGGTGAAGCCCTCCAGCTGACGGTCCATCTCGCTGAGCAGCTCCACGCGCTGCTGCTTGGCACGGATCTCGCTCTCGCGGCGCTCAAAGTCCTTTTGCATCTGACCCAGGCGCTCGGCGCGCACCTCAAATTTGCGGTTGTAGCCCGAGATGATGTTTTCGTTTGAGAGAATTTGCTCCTCAAGCTCGCGCAGAGCCGCGCGGCTCTGCTTGCGCTCGGCGTCCCTGCTCTGCAGCAGCTCCTCGCGCTTGACAAGCTCCTCTTCAATGGTTTGCGCGCGCGCCGCGGCGCTCTCGCCCTGCGCGAGCAGAGACGAGTGTTCCACCTTTGCGGCGGTGAGCTCGTCGCCGAGCCGCACAAGCTGCGCCTGCGCCCGCTCAATCTCCCCCGAGAGCCCCTCGACATCCTCTGTGTAGCGGCCGCTCTCGGCGAGCATCGCCTCGAGCTCTCCGGCAATCTCGGCGCACTTTTTCTCATTCTCTCTGACAGAGGCCTGCCTCTGGGCGATCTGCTCGTCGTATTCACTCAGGTGGCGGCCGCGCTGCTCAAGCGTATCGTGCAGGCGGGCGATGCGCTCACGGCTGTGCTCGACGTCGTTTTTGCGCACGGCGATCTCGCTTTGCTTCTCGGCGATCTGCTCCTGTGTGGCGCGGATCTCCGCCTGAATGGTCTCAATCTGTACGTTTGCCTGCGCTGCCTCCTCCATGAGTGCGGCGATCTCCCCATCCGTTCCGGCGAGGCGCTCCTCGAGCTCGTGAAGCTCTCCCTCCACTGTCTGGTAGTCGCTCATGACCTTGGAGAGCTGGTCCTTGGTATTGTCCAGATTCT
This genomic interval carries:
- the nadD gene encoding nicotinate (nicotinamide) nucleotide adenylyltransferase, which produces MKIGIFGGTFNPPHFGHINMARTALCALPLERLFVVPTAVPPHKQMTDAVDGELRLEMARIAFGALPRCEVSDVELRRRGKSYTVDTLRHFAAVFPQGELCFLLGGDMLRTMEQWREFEEILRLATLVAFRRETDEPLEQAADHLAGRYGARIRLIEAPVIEVSSTQLREKIRNGERPTEFVPQGVLDFVIQNNLYGGVR
- the yhbY gene encoding ribosome assembly RNA-binding protein YhbY, which encodes MLTSKQRAKLRALANDQQPIFQIGKNGISDVFCDEIGEALEKRELIKCTVLETAMLTARQAAEAVAEATGADVVQCIGSRFVLYRESKKNKLIEL
- the rdgB gene encoding RdgB/HAM1 family non-canonical purine NTP pyrophosphatase, translated to MGKLKEIRDMLAPLQIEVLSMADAGIHAEIEETGTTFEENAMLKAKGVMELSGLPAIADDSGLAVEALDGAPGIYSARYGGEGASDLDRIQKLLHNMEGKDDRRAKFVSALAFAAPDGREFVVRGECHGVLLHEPRGELGFGYDPIFYDETYRQTFGEMDPGLKNSISHRANAMKLFFEEMKKIHATGEQNVNQ
- the ftsY gene encoding signal recognition particle-docking protein FtsY, with translation MGFFDKIKSVLSGFKKIDEDLYEELEETLILADIGVESTEQIMQSLRQTVKEQRTDDPQSIRDFLKQIIFELLDGEHMEETYPRVILVMGVNGVGKTTTIGKLAHYYQKLGKKVILGAADTFRAAAIDQLEVWAERTGSGFVRHQEGSDPAAVVFDTLAAGKSRGSDVIICDTAGRLHNKKNLMDELAKIARIISREYPDAESECLLVLDATTGQNGVNQAREFKSAGDVTGIVLTKMDGTAKGGIVIAIKNELEIPVRYVGFGEGIDDLKPFDAREFTDALFE
- the smc gene encoding chromosome segregation protein SMC, yielding MAWLRLKNLEIQGFKSFPDKIVVTFGDGITAIVGPNGSGKSNIVDAIRWVMGEQSSKTLRGAKMEDVIFNGTSERKPTGYAEVTLVLDNSDGELQVEFAEVAITRRLYRSGESEYYINRSTVRLRDIHELLMNTGLGRDGYSVIGQGKISEILSQKSDERRQIFEEAAGISKYRYRKTESERKLANTEENLVRIRDILSELTDRVEPLRIQSEKARKYLDLREEKKQLEINVWLQNLDNTKDQLSKVMSDYQTVEGELHELEERLAGTDGEIAALMEEAAQANVQIETIQAEIRATQEQIAEKQSEIAVRKNDVEHSRERIARLHDTLEQRGRHLSEYDEQIAQRQASVRENEKKCAEIAGELEAMLAESGRYTEDVEGLSGEIERAQAQLVRLGDELTAAKVEHSSLLAQGESAAARAQTIEEELVKREELLQSRDAERKQSRAALRELEEQILSNENIISGYNRKFEVRAERLGQMQKDFERRESEIRAKQQRVELLSEMDRQLEGFTHSVRRVMQEAERGRLKNVHGTIASLIEVDDSCAVAVETALGAAMQNIVVDSEQDAKAAIGFLKAEKAGRATFLPLRSVRPAKLQEQGVEREAGFVGIADKLARYDAKYQSIFSNLLSRTVVMENIDAAIAAAKKYQYRFRIVTLDGQLLNVGGSLTGGSQAKNVGVLSRKNEIARLGEQIALEQEKCKGAREELKALEAETAALKAGLDGALAEQNVARENKLRAEGEYNQFAALVASMREEIESLEQESERLESEKKERAARIQTCETAAAELANRREQAELELERMLGNKQEAIEKKDAFFKAVSDKKVEISYLEKDRQAAQESIEDITRQRELFAAEIDSGAAEIEEFEAQILTLEQAVRAAETAIDTLHESIEKRQQSIEDCKRHREACEQKTTRIHQQTREENERRGRLIKEMTRLEGKKDAIEAENDNVVARLWDEYELTYTDACLLRTEIESMSKATRRISEIKSAIKALGNINVDAIEEYAAVKERYEFYTAQTEDLEKAKAELTKIIEELTGEMKRMFAEQFKLINAKFDEVFRELFGGGRAELILSDPSDVLESGIEIKVNPPGKIIKNLSALSGGEQAFVAIALYFAILAVKPASFCILDEIESALDDVNVVRYANYMRNFTDRTQFIVITHRRGTMEEADVLYGVTMQESGVSKMLTINVSDVGREYQ